From Nicotiana tabacum cultivar K326 chromosome 22, ASM71507v2, whole genome shotgun sequence, one genomic window encodes:
- the LOC107832073 gene encoding uncharacterized protein LOC107832073 codes for MRRNYYDLGDGEIAAAIAACAFAIYSFEENAGSQYQTKTRGPVRPAEAAPTRRLSMQNGKTSPAITTITPAANDKIQNEISRGGRKAENKANAWEKAQTAKIRKRHDELLSALLAWENEKKMIAKQQMERRKNQLELAMKRNLQHYKNKLARIDHIAKGARTQAEEKRKYEESIVKEKSNKIRSTGNVSVKCFCF; via the exons ATGAGAAGAAACTATTATGATTTGGGTGATGGAGAAATTGCAGCAGCAATTGCAGCTTGTGCATTTGCTATATATTCCTTTGAAGAAAATGCTGGCTCTCAATATCAGACAAAAACAAGAGGACCCGTTCGGCCTGCAGAAGCAG CTCCAACGAGAAGGCTATCGATGCAAAATGGTAAAACGTCACCAGCAATAACGACCATAACTCCTGCTGCTAACgataaaattcaaaatgaaatttCAAGAGGAGGCAGAAAGGCTGAAAACAAAGCTAATGCTTGGGAGAAAGCTCAGACCGCGAAAATAAGGAAGCG ACATGATGAACTGCTTTCTGCACTACTTGCTTGGGAGAATGAAAAGAAGATGATAGCAAAACAACAAATGGAAAGAAGAAAG AATCAATTGGAGCTTGCTATGAAAAGGAACTTGCAGCATTACAAAAATAAACTAGCAAGGATTGATCATATTGCTAAAGGAGCAAGAACACAAgcagaagagaaaagaaaatatgaagaaTCTATTGTGAAAGAGAAATCAAATAAGATTAGATCAACAGGAAACGTCTCTGTTAAATGTTTCTGCTTCTAA
- the LOC107832071 gene encoding heparanase-like protein 2 isoform X1 yields MGFPPFLLIFLALCPAFLAQIVEDTALVIDGTVKIAETDANYVCATLDWWPKEKCNYNECPWGYTSLMNLDLSHPFLANSIKAFNPLRLRLGGSLQNRVIYDVGNLESRCHPFTKQGDGLFGFSKGCLHMNRWDELNSFFKKTGALVTFGLNALHGRQRTGKRLWGGNWDSSNAHDFINYTISRGYQIHSWEFGNELSGKGIGANVNAEQYGTDVIHLNNLIDQLYKHFQPRPLLLAPGGFYDKEWYEKLLEVSGPGTVDALTHHIYNLGPGGWEPSSKRELVGRTKLGSDRNLVNKILNPLHLNKIADTFSNLTQTIAMNGPWTSAWVGESGGAFNNGGHNVSNTFVNSFWYLDQLGMAAKYHTKVYCRQTFVGGNYGLLDTSTFIPNPDYYSALLWHRLMGKGVLAVSRNSSSYLRSYAHCTRDRAGVTLLLINLSNQTQYGVSIESSATTTSHANEKSNHKKSFIHGLKKTFSWVGSKSSDVTLSREEYHLTPLDGNLHNKIMLLNGLPLQLTEDGDIPSLSPVIVNIKSPISVAPLSIKFLVFPNYNSPGCR; encoded by the exons ATGGGCTTCCCACCCTTCTTGTTAATCTTTCTGGCGCTGTGTCCTGCATTTTTGGCACAAATAGTTGAAGATACAGCACTTGTGATTGATGGAACTGTAAAAATTGCTGAGACAGATGCTAATTATGTATGCGCTACCCTCGATTGGTGGCCTAAAGAAAAATGTAACTACAACGAATGCCCTTGGGGCTACACATCTCTGATGAATCTG gATTTGTCTCACCCCTTTCTGGCAAATTCTATTAAAG CTTTCAACCCTTTGAGATTACGACTTGGAGGTTCTCTGCAAAACCGAGTAATATATGACGTAGGCAATTTGGAGTCTCGTTGCCATCCGTTTACCAAGCAGGGGGATGGGTTGTTTGGATTTTCAAAGGGATGCTTACATATGAATAGATGGGATGAGCTAAATAGCTTTTTCAAGAAGACGGG AGCACTTGTGACCTTTGGCCTGAATGCCTTGCATGGGAGGCAGCGGACGGGTAAGCGTTTGTGGGGAGGGAATTGGGATTCCAGCAACGCCCATGATTTCATAAATTACACTATTTCCAGGGGCTACCAGATACACTCATGGGAATTTG GAAATGAGTTGAGTGGTAAGGGGATTGGTGCAAATGTTAATGCCGAGCAATACGGAACAGATGTTATCCATCTTAACAATCTCATAGACCAACTGTATAAGCATTTCCAACCCCGACCACTTCTCTTAGCACCAGGAGGATTCTACGATAAAGAGTGGTATGAGAAGCTCCTTGAGGTGTCAGGGCCAGGCACTGTCGATGCCTTGACTCATCATATATATAATCTTGGTCCAG GAGGTTGGGAACCATCCAGTAAAAGAGAACTAGTTGGTAGAACAAAATTAG GATCTGACCGCAATCTCGTCAACAAAATTTTAAATCCCCTGCACTTAAATAAAATTGCCGACACATTCAGTAATCTTACCCAAACCATTGCAATGAATGGTCCTTGGACGTCAGCTTGGGTTGGAGAATCTGGTGGGGCCTTCAACAATGGAGGTCATAACGTGTCTAACACATTTGTGAACAGTTTTTG GTACTTGGATCAGCTTGGGATGGCAGCCAAGTACCACACTAAAGTATATTGCAGGCAGACTTTTGTTGGTGGAAATTATGGGCTCCTTGACACAAGCACATTTATCCCAAATCCTGATTATTACAG TGCACTTCTTTGGCATCGGCTGATGGGAAAAGGAGTTCTTGCTGTTAGCAGAAATTCATCATCATATCTGCGCTCTTATGCCCACTGTACAAGAGATAGA GCTGGTGTGACATTACTTTTGATCAATTTAAGCAACCAAACTCAGTATGGAGTCAGCATCGAATCTAGTGCAACCACCACCTCGCATGCCAACGAGAAATCAAATCACAAGAAGTCGTTTATACATGGTCTTAAGAAAACTTTTTCATGGGTTGGAAGTAAATCATCAGACGTTACATTATCACGAGAAGAGTATCATCTGACTCCACTAGATGGGAACCTTCACAATAAAATTATGCTCCTGAATGGATTACCATTACAGCTCACAGAAGATGGAGACATCCCAAGTTTGTCTCCAGTCATTGTAAACATAAAGTCCCCAATATCAGTTGCCCCCTTGTCCATCAAATTCTTAGTATTCCCCAACTATAATTCTCCAGGTTGTAGATAG
- the LOC107832071 gene encoding heparanase-like protein 2 isoform X2, producing MGFPPFLLIFLALCPAFLAQIVEDTALVIDGTVKIAETDANYVCATLDWWPKEKCNYNECPWGYTSLMNLDLSHPFLANSIKAFNPLRLRLGGSLQNRVIYDVGNLESRCHPFTKQGDGLFGFSKGCLHMNRWDELNSFFKKTGALVTFGLNALHGRQRTGKRLWGGNWDSSNAHDFINYTISRGYQIHSWEFGNELSGKGIGANVNAEQYGTDVIHLNNLIDQLYKHFQPRPLLLAPGGFYDKEWYEKLLEVSGPGTVDALTHHIYNLGPGSDRNLVNKILNPLHLNKIADTFSNLTQTIAMNGPWTSAWVGESGGAFNNGGHNVSNTFVNSFWYLDQLGMAAKYHTKVYCRQTFVGGNYGLLDTSTFIPNPDYYSALLWHRLMGKGVLAVSRNSSSYLRSYAHCTRDRAGVTLLLINLSNQTQYGVSIESSATTTSHANEKSNHKKSFIHGLKKTFSWVGSKSSDVTLSREEYHLTPLDGNLHNKIMLLNGLPLQLTEDGDIPSLSPVIVNIKSPISVAPLSIKFLVFPNYNSPGCR from the exons ATGGGCTTCCCACCCTTCTTGTTAATCTTTCTGGCGCTGTGTCCTGCATTTTTGGCACAAATAGTTGAAGATACAGCACTTGTGATTGATGGAACTGTAAAAATTGCTGAGACAGATGCTAATTATGTATGCGCTACCCTCGATTGGTGGCCTAAAGAAAAATGTAACTACAACGAATGCCCTTGGGGCTACACATCTCTGATGAATCTG gATTTGTCTCACCCCTTTCTGGCAAATTCTATTAAAG CTTTCAACCCTTTGAGATTACGACTTGGAGGTTCTCTGCAAAACCGAGTAATATATGACGTAGGCAATTTGGAGTCTCGTTGCCATCCGTTTACCAAGCAGGGGGATGGGTTGTTTGGATTTTCAAAGGGATGCTTACATATGAATAGATGGGATGAGCTAAATAGCTTTTTCAAGAAGACGGG AGCACTTGTGACCTTTGGCCTGAATGCCTTGCATGGGAGGCAGCGGACGGGTAAGCGTTTGTGGGGAGGGAATTGGGATTCCAGCAACGCCCATGATTTCATAAATTACACTATTTCCAGGGGCTACCAGATACACTCATGGGAATTTG GAAATGAGTTGAGTGGTAAGGGGATTGGTGCAAATGTTAATGCCGAGCAATACGGAACAGATGTTATCCATCTTAACAATCTCATAGACCAACTGTATAAGCATTTCCAACCCCGACCACTTCTCTTAGCACCAGGAGGATTCTACGATAAAGAGTGGTATGAGAAGCTCCTTGAGGTGTCAGGGCCAGGCACTGTCGATGCCTTGACTCATCATATATATAATCTTGGTCCAG GATCTGACCGCAATCTCGTCAACAAAATTTTAAATCCCCTGCACTTAAATAAAATTGCCGACACATTCAGTAATCTTACCCAAACCATTGCAATGAATGGTCCTTGGACGTCAGCTTGGGTTGGAGAATCTGGTGGGGCCTTCAACAATGGAGGTCATAACGTGTCTAACACATTTGTGAACAGTTTTTG GTACTTGGATCAGCTTGGGATGGCAGCCAAGTACCACACTAAAGTATATTGCAGGCAGACTTTTGTTGGTGGAAATTATGGGCTCCTTGACACAAGCACATTTATCCCAAATCCTGATTATTACAG TGCACTTCTTTGGCATCGGCTGATGGGAAAAGGAGTTCTTGCTGTTAGCAGAAATTCATCATCATATCTGCGCTCTTATGCCCACTGTACAAGAGATAGA GCTGGTGTGACATTACTTTTGATCAATTTAAGCAACCAAACTCAGTATGGAGTCAGCATCGAATCTAGTGCAACCACCACCTCGCATGCCAACGAGAAATCAAATCACAAGAAGTCGTTTATACATGGTCTTAAGAAAACTTTTTCATGGGTTGGAAGTAAATCATCAGACGTTACATTATCACGAGAAGAGTATCATCTGACTCCACTAGATGGGAACCTTCACAATAAAATTATGCTCCTGAATGGATTACCATTACAGCTCACAGAAGATGGAGACATCCCAAGTTTGTCTCCAGTCATTGTAAACATAAAGTCCCCAATATCAGTTGCCCCCTTGTCCATCAAATTCTTAGTATTCCCCAACTATAATTCTCCAGGTTGTAGATAG
- the LOC107832072 gene encoding SNAP25 homologous protein SNAP33, with the protein MHGFKKSPLHWNARKNSADPAFHGKSGSNPFDSDDESDKRQTVKPSRRTSSEPSVATPNLSANPFDDEEIKETPSRAYSTSTARNKYKNDFRESGGFENQTVEELEDYAVYKAEETTKSVNGCLKIAEEMREDATKTLITLHQQGEQITRTHMTAANIDHDLSRGEKLVGSLGGIFSKTWKPKKNRAITGPVITRDDPVQRRGNHLELREKLGLSSAPKARSSSRTPPPEPANALQKVELEKAKQDDGLSDLSNLLGELKHMATDMGSEIERQNKALDHVEDDVDEIAFRVKGANQRIHRLLRK; encoded by the exons ATGCATGGTTTTAAGAAGTCTCCTTTACATTGGAATGCTAGAAAAAACTCTGCAGATCCTGCATTCCATGGTAAATCTGGGTCAAATCCCTTTGATTCTGATGATGAATCTGACAAGAGGCAAACAGTCAAACCATCAAGGAGAACATCATCAGAGCCTTCTGTAGCGACCCCAAATTTGAGTGCAAATCCTTTTGatgatgaagaaattaaagagaCTCCTTCACGTGCTTACTCAACTTCGACAGCAAGAAATAAATACAAGAATGATTTTCGGGAGTCTGGAGGATTTGAAAACCAAACTGTAGAGGAATTGGAAGACTATGCTGTATACAAGGCTGAAGAGACTACAAAGTCTGTTAACGGCTGCCTGAAGATTGCAGAAGAGATGCGTGAGGATGCAACAAAAACGCTGATCACCTTACATCAACAGGGAGAACAAATTACAAGAACCCATATGACTGCAGCCAACATTGACCATGATCTTAGCAGG GGTGAAAAACTCGTGGGAAGTCTTGGGGGCATCTTTTCTAAGACTTGGAAGCCAAAGAAGAATCGCGCAATTACAGGACCCGTTATCACAAGAG ATGATCCAGTTCAAAGAAGGGGGAACCACTTGGAGCTGAGGGAGAAATTAGGATTGAGCTCTGCACCTAAGGCAAGGTCAAGTTCACGAACACCACCCCCAGAACCTGCGAATGCCCTGCAGAAAGTTGAG CTTGAGAAAGCAAAGCAAGATGATGGCCTATCAGATCTCAGCAACCTGTTGGGGGAGCTCAAGCATATGGCTACGGACATGGGATCTGAAATTGAGAG GCAAAACAAGGCATTGGATCATGTTGAAGATGATGTTGATGAGATTGCTTTCAGAGTTAAAGGAGCCAACCAGAGGATTCACCGTTTGCTTCGAAAGTAA
- the LOC107832070 gene encoding uncharacterized protein LOC107832070 isoform X2, with amino-acid sequence MKEDQELKYVCKFCNKSFPCGRSLGGHMRSHLINSSFDQTKKKLPSIEASSPIADYGLRENPKKASKFAESSEDTNLVPNQIKVMDIQSDTETATPNKKKRSSRKIKRYITTTTSSTVTEIEQEQEEVAMSLIILSKDSGNWVGLNLFTDENGSKISKCKDGELVKLKKVKNGKPEQGESSKSNARALRIPRNGYKMDKSEESDDKQKKIKEDKENRFEESQIEVHYKLDKGSYSKKRNFEMNECDISVDSNTKKLRDHDSDSEKKIKFECTTCNKSFYSYQALGGHRASHKRTKGCENITIAIEHTQNQAADNKLTNTKNSSNDSTIDEFGEKVETSSVSKKLKGYECPICFKIFQSGQALGGHKRSHLIAKAKSNNQAVILQKPTPEIRDFLDLNLPAPVEEESSEHVGFQTWWIGSSHKHEQLVGLISN; translated from the exons ATGAAAGAAGATCAAGAACTGAAGTATGTATGCAAATTTTGCAACAAAAGTTTCCCTTGTGGTAGATCCTTAGGGGGTCATATGAGGTCtcatttgatcaattcttccttTGATCAGACTAAAAAGAAGCTTCCATCTATTGAAGCAAGTTCTCCTATTGCTGATTATGGTCTAAGGGAAAATCCAAAGAAAGCTTCAAAATTTGCTGAGTCAAGTGAAGATACTAATTTGGTTCCAAATCAGATTAAG GTTATGGATATTCAATCTGATACTGAAACAGCAACTCCCAATAAGAAGAAGAGATCATCAAGAAAGATTAAAAGGTACATAACAACTACAACTTCCTCTACTGTAACTGAGATTGAACAAGAACAAGAGGAGGTTGCTATGAGTTTGATTATTCTTTCAAAGGATTCAGGAAATTGGGTTGGCCTAAATCTTTTTACTGATGAAAATGGGAGTAAGATCTCCAAATGTAAAGATGGTGAATTGGTCAAGCTGAAGAAAGTCAAAAATGGGAAGCCAGAACAAGGTGAGAGCTCAAAGTCAAATGCTAGAGCTCTTAGGATTCCAAGAAATGGTTACAAAATGGACAAATCAGAGGAATCAGATGATAAGCAAAAGAAGATTAAAGAGGATAAAGAAAATAGATTTGAGGAGTCTCAAATTGAAGTTCACTACAAATTAGACAAAGGGAGCTATAGCAAGAAAAGAAACTTTGAAATGAATGAGTGTGATATTAGTGTAGATAGCAACACAAAGAAACTAAGAGATCATGATTCTGATTCTGAGAAAAAGATCAAATTTGAGTGTACTACTTGTAACAAGAGCTTTTACTCTTACCAAGCTCTTGGTGGTCATAGAGCAAGCCACAAAAGAACTAAAGGTTGTGAAAACATTACTATTGCGATTGAGCATACGCAAAATCAAGCTGCTGATAACAAGCTCACAAACACAAAGAATAGCTCTAATGACAGTACAATTGATGAATTTGGTGAAAAGGTTGAGACAAGTTCTGTGTCCAAGAAACTAAAGGGGTATGAGTGTCCAATTTGCTTCAAGATTTTCCAATCAGGACAAGCTTTAGGAGGTCACAAAAGATCCCATTTGATTGCTAAGGCCAAAAGCAACAACCAAGCTGTTATATTACAGAAACCAACACCAGAAATCAGAGACTTTTTGGATCTTAACTTGCCTGCTCCAGTTGAAGAAGAGAGCAGTGAACATGTTGGGTTCCAAACATGGTGGATAGGAAGCAGCCACAAACATGAGCAACTAGTGGGCCTAATTTCTAACTGA
- the LOC107832070 gene encoding uncharacterized protein LOC107832070 isoform X1, with protein sequence MKEDQELKYVCKFCNKSFPCGRSLGGHMRSHLINSSFDQTKKKLPSIEASSPIADYGLRENPKKASKFAESSEDTNLVPNQIKVCKECGKSFQSWKALFGHMKCHSEKIISYMNSTVEEDSWNNDANYAIHKQVMDIQSDTETATPNKKKRSSRKIKRYITTTTSSTVTEIEQEQEEVAMSLIILSKDSGNWVGLNLFTDENGSKISKCKDGELVKLKKVKNGKPEQGESSKSNARALRIPRNGYKMDKSEESDDKQKKIKEDKENRFEESQIEVHYKLDKGSYSKKRNFEMNECDISVDSNTKKLRDHDSDSEKKIKFECTTCNKSFYSYQALGGHRASHKRTKGCENITIAIEHTQNQAADNKLTNTKNSSNDSTIDEFGEKVETSSVSKKLKGYECPICFKIFQSGQALGGHKRSHLIAKAKSNNQAVILQKPTPEIRDFLDLNLPAPVEEESSEHVGFQTWWIGSSHKHEQLVGLISN encoded by the coding sequence ATGAAAGAAGATCAAGAACTGAAGTATGTATGCAAATTTTGCAACAAAAGTTTCCCTTGTGGTAGATCCTTAGGGGGTCATATGAGGTCtcatttgatcaattcttccttTGATCAGACTAAAAAGAAGCTTCCATCTATTGAAGCAAGTTCTCCTATTGCTGATTATGGTCTAAGGGAAAATCCAAAGAAAGCTTCAAAATTTGCTGAGTCAAGTGAAGATACTAATTTGGTTCCAAATCAGATTAAGGTATGTAAAGAATGTGGCAAAAGTTTCCAATCTTGGAAAGCATTATTTGGCCACATGAAGTGTCACTCagagaaaataatatcatatatgAATAGTACAGTAGAAGAAGATTCTTGGAACAATGATGCTAATTATGCAATTCACAAACAGGTTATGGATATTCAATCTGATACTGAAACAGCAACTCCCAATAAGAAGAAGAGATCATCAAGAAAGATTAAAAGGTACATAACAACTACAACTTCCTCTACTGTAACTGAGATTGAACAAGAACAAGAGGAGGTTGCTATGAGTTTGATTATTCTTTCAAAGGATTCAGGAAATTGGGTTGGCCTAAATCTTTTTACTGATGAAAATGGGAGTAAGATCTCCAAATGTAAAGATGGTGAATTGGTCAAGCTGAAGAAAGTCAAAAATGGGAAGCCAGAACAAGGTGAGAGCTCAAAGTCAAATGCTAGAGCTCTTAGGATTCCAAGAAATGGTTACAAAATGGACAAATCAGAGGAATCAGATGATAAGCAAAAGAAGATTAAAGAGGATAAAGAAAATAGATTTGAGGAGTCTCAAATTGAAGTTCACTACAAATTAGACAAAGGGAGCTATAGCAAGAAAAGAAACTTTGAAATGAATGAGTGTGATATTAGTGTAGATAGCAACACAAAGAAACTAAGAGATCATGATTCTGATTCTGAGAAAAAGATCAAATTTGAGTGTACTACTTGTAACAAGAGCTTTTACTCTTACCAAGCTCTTGGTGGTCATAGAGCAAGCCACAAAAGAACTAAAGGTTGTGAAAACATTACTATTGCGATTGAGCATACGCAAAATCAAGCTGCTGATAACAAGCTCACAAACACAAAGAATAGCTCTAATGACAGTACAATTGATGAATTTGGTGAAAAGGTTGAGACAAGTTCTGTGTCCAAGAAACTAAAGGGGTATGAGTGTCCAATTTGCTTCAAGATTTTCCAATCAGGACAAGCTTTAGGAGGTCACAAAAGATCCCATTTGATTGCTAAGGCCAAAAGCAACAACCAAGCTGTTATATTACAGAAACCAACACCAGAAATCAGAGACTTTTTGGATCTTAACTTGCCTGCTCCAGTTGAAGAAGAGAGCAGTGAACATGTTGGGTTCCAAACATGGTGGATAGGAAGCAGCCACAAACATGAGCAACTAGTGGGCCTAATTTCTAACTGA